The region tactttttttttttctaaatgtcCAACATTTTGGTATTGCTTGCCCATGCAATGATCATTTGTCACTATCATCCCTTAAATTATTTCGACACTAAAGTAGTTAACTATAATTATAGTAATAAATTCCAAAACTAACCGATCCATGTGATCCTCGTTAAACCTGAGAAATCAGTATGATTAGCCAAATAGACAATTGAGCTAGAAGAAGAAAACATCAACTACCATCTATGAATAAGCATTAAAGGACACGATCTTGAAATTCCTTGGCAAATTTACACCAAGAAGATCACAATGACCTAACCCACTAAAATGTAACGAACAAGTGATCTAGAAAACAAACAGTACACAGTTGGACGATATCGATATGACAAATTCGAAATAGGTCTAGACCTTTTCAACCTTGACGATTTAGAAATCATATACACATTGCCTTTTAAGTTTTCAAATTCCAACAAAAAGGTATGGTATATCTACAACTCTATCCGGATCACCAAACaatcaatttataatataaacaaTTGAGACGAAAGCATATATTCTTTAACAATTTATCAAGATTTGGTTGAGGATCATATAAATCGATTAAAATTCCATTTTAACCTTAAAATTAATACTAACTCTGTTCCAAAATTATAGTTCatgtttcctttttggtttgtctcaaaataatagtccaattttaaaaataaataacatttttaccaaaatatccctcattattacttaaccaattaagcatttaatggaacattaaatgcaaagtaaggacaaaattgtcattttattaaataaagttaATGGTAAGTAATGCTTTctctatatgtttttttttgtctgGATTGTAATTTTAAGATGGAGGGAGTAAGAGCTTATGTTATAAAATTAGCTTCTTTCAAAGATTGTTACACACACTAATGAAATATTCCAAAGTAAAATGTCCAAAAACatcatttaatttaatttaaattacaTATATCTAATATCATATTTAATAAGCATATTTTCGACACAAACTTACCGCAATTATCATGTTAAAATACAAAAGGCTATTTAGCATGAAACGAATTTTCGAAACATTACTTTAATCCTATTTAGCATGAAACACGTGAGTCGTGACATACGAAAGATCCCGGTTGCCTAAACAAGAGGCTATTGAAAAAAAaacgtattttataaaaaatgaaaaaccttATTGTCATTCTTAAAGAGAGAGGGCCATGGCCATAATGGCATTTCGCATTCCGTATCAAACTATCAATATTTGATTTAAAGTTCAAACTAACAATTTATAGGATGTTCTAAAATAAATTCCAACTCCTTCAATCATGTCCAATGAGCCAAATTTAGTACAAAAATAAAACGATTGATTTTCACTCTTATCTTTTTTATGGCAAATGTATAGCTACATTCGAACTTACCAATTAAATCATTACAACTAGTTAACTACCCATTTGTTCATTCACATCTACCAAGTACCAACTAATAACttaacatgaatttcaagaaataCACAAATATCACATTATgcactcatatacataatatcaGTTGCTTAATAAACTATGAAGAAATGGTTCTAACTTCTTTACATATACTTCACTACCATGTGATGTGATTAAATACTCATGAAGGGTCACGTATATTGTTCTAGATTTTCTTGCTAAAAGTTCTTTTCATTCGTTGATGTTTCTctaaatatatacacataatataGAACACTCATACATACACATGAATAGGATAGACCTACAacccaaataaataaataaaactaatgtTTTAGATGCATCATCTTTTTTATTCTCCTATctgaactttattttttttttatctttatttatttcaatacatttaaatgaTTTTATCATAGATAGATAAAAAAATTACTTTTAATGAATGACAATGACTTTCTATTCTGTTGACATAATTAGTAAATATACCCTTGTAGTCGTTATAAAAGCTAAATTTTATAAACAAGTTATTTGATATGCATAACAAAAGATAAGTATAGTGTTGACAAATTATATTATCAAACACATCTAAATGCtttcaaaacaaaagaaacattGCATATTATTATTtactatttattttgtttttcactttatcataaaataaaaaaattaaatcatttaatgtaacaaatgaatctaTAGTTGAGACCTATTTATAAACTTTTGAATGTTTAAGAAATAATGGGATAAGTCAATAAAGTATAAAGTTCCACAATCATTCACACGTCAACATTCACGATTCATTCTCTCTATAAAACTTAACTCCACAATCCATTCAACTCTTCAAACTTTAACAGATGTCAAATTAACATCCTATTTTTTATCATTTAATTAAAATAAGGGCCCACTTTTATCATTAACTTATCAATTTGAACTCTCCACTGATTCAAATAAACTTGCATTGTGGACGATATGACTGTTAACAGAAGCCACAACAGTTTTACCACCATTTATCACATAATGTTCACAAGTTCATGTGTTATTCGCTAAAAGAGAAATCACATACAATATGTTGGAAAACATAACATACCAATTACCAACAGCCACACCATGAAATGAGCTTCTTCTAGGTTTGACTAAATCTGAGTAAAATCTGATTCATCCTAGGCTCATGTCTTCTAACcttcaaaattcaaattcaaCAACAAATGGCAATATCTAATTTTAAAAAAGTATAAACAATCGTGGGAAAAGGTGATCCACAtgaaacaactttttttttttctcataaagTACTTAATGAGGAATAATGATGACATATCATCAAGCAACTTACTTTTACACCTGCCAATGAGAGAAGCTTGTGAGAAGCAACATAAATAACATCAGCATTCTCCAAACTCTTCTCCACAAAATAGATAACTTCAGAAACACCAGACTGTGATGAAATTTCAAAACTTAAATTAGGCTCTTTTTATTCATCAAGATGCAACAAATACCATATGTAGCCTTCAAACTCACCTGAATGATGACTTTTGCACACTCGTTGCAAGGATACATTGTTACATATAGCTTCTGCAAATTTATATGATCAAAGTATATGCTTAAATACCCTAATCACAATAGAGTGAATAAGTCACATAAAAAGTTAAACCAACCTGCCCTGCAGCAGATGCATGATTTGTGTTCAAAATGCAATTAACTTCAGCATGGCAAACATAACTGCAAAAGAAACCAGAAAGTAATACAATAAAATTTTAGTCTGTAAATAGAGTTAATAAGAATGTAATGTAATAACATGTACTTACGGATACTTTGTCTCCAACGGATCCCCATTCTTGGATTTCTGAAATGGCAAAAAGATTAGTGATTAGTGACTGATAATGGAGCTTAATGAAACAAAATTTGTGGAATATCTACTTTTGACCATGGAAGTTTGTCATCAGAACAACCACGTGGAAATCCATTGTAGCCAATGCCTGTTTATAGGTAGATAATCTACATGTCAAGATAGGATTAAACATGTATAGTAAAATTAAAAGCTATTAAACCATCTAGAGATAATGCATTCCTCCAGAAATTCTTACCAAGTATTATACCATCTTGACTCACCAAGCATGCTCCAACCTGTAATGAAAAATAATGCAAAATTAGCAGATACAAACACTGAAGCAAATGTTTGAAATTATAAGCATTCAAGCAAATTCTTTCATATAAAAACAAGAGAGAAGGTTCATCTTGCAAGCATGATAACTAGTAAAAGATAGGAAACTCAAAGCACCAAATATGAAAAACTACAAGGCGTTACAATTTGGTAATTGCAATAGGAGTTTTGGTATCCACTTTGCTCCACTCAGACATAATTCCTTCCACTCCAAAAAGAAATTTCCTATTGACCAACTAGATTAAACTAAAAAGGTAATCAACTGAAGACAACTGGAGTTACAAATTCAAATTGTTTGTCTAACTAAAACTGTGTACACGGTAGGTTGAATTTAAACGATGAAAAGTGAATCGTGAGCAAGAGAAAAGAGTTAGATTGAAATCCTCAATAGAGAAATTAACTAGAAATATTGCAAAAATTCGACCTGCCTGTAGGGATCCTTGGATCTCTCAGCTGACAGAAATGCGATGGCCATAAAATAGTCATCCCATGATAAGTATCTGCATTAAAAAATTTAAAGTTTCCTCTTAACAATCTGCCATACTTCGAATTTTCCCGGTAAGAAGTAGATTAATGAGCATGGCTCTTATGAACAGTCAATTAGACAGAATGCTATTGGgaataaaaactaaataaaaagtGTCTCGGAACTTAGTAACTTTACCCGTTGCGTTTCGAGGGATTGTAAGGATCGATAGATGATGAATTGCTCTGTAGCACGACGTCTGAAGCAGCGTTGCCGGCGGACAACTTCTTCCTAGGGTTTACAAAGAAACGAATTGCGAATGCGGTGGCGACGGCACCGGCTATAGTGGCAGTAGAGATCATAGTCAGGTCTCTCGAATTCATGGCTGTAGTTCGAAAAGGTTGTACCGATGACGAAGAATTTCACCAATATATTGCATGCTCCTTAAGAACTTTTACCGCCAAAACAGAAGGGTAGGTACGAGACAGCGGGAAAATAATTTGTGATATCAGGTGTCGTCGTGTTGGATAATGGGGCCGATCCACCTATTATCATGTAGTTGGGCCTATTTGGGCTGTTCTACGGTttattgaatcatttcaggggCTGTCAGCCCATAATTGTTTTTATCGGACCCGACCCGGTTTTGAAACATTGGTTGGGTTTCTTTTCCCAATGACTCAACAAGAGTCGGTCAAAATCGGTCGAAACTGATTTTTTGCCTAAAGAAACCGTATAACCGAAGAAGtagggtgcaaacgagccgagtcTAGCCCGAGCTTGGCTCGGGCTtgtttaagttatatgaggctcgagctcgacTCGATTCAATCTTTCTTTtattaagctcggctcgagctcgtaaagagtTATACAAGCTTGGATCGGactcgggctcgactcgtttttatctggcgtgcctaaataagcttaagttcGGTTCGAGCTCGTtaaaaagctcgtttactaataccctaaattcataattcccctaatattttttttattttaatatatataagtaataataaataatattatataaatgCTCGTTTAGGCTcacgagcctaatcgagctttgtgacataggcttgagctcgagctcgtttaataaacaagcttaatattaagctcgagcttgaCTCAGActcgtttaaaatcggtttcgagtcgagcttttaacgatccgatctcgagtagctcgcgaatagtttggctcgtttgcacccctacggAGAATAAtagatttaaagaaaaaaaaacaactttAGTTTTAAACTTATGAAAGAGTTTACAGTTATATAACTCTAaccaaatatatatttatattgcaTATCATTATAAATACAGAAAACATTTAACTAAAATGACATCAAATACACTTAGTTAAAATATTAATTGTATGGTTTTTGAGTAGCGTGGTTGATATCTCATTGCTATTTCTTTTTCATGTATTATGTGTTCTATTTTTCAATATTATCTTCGGTTGATATTAGATTTTATGGCGGATCCAATATCAAAGTAAAGAGGTatcttcaacaaaaaaaaatgcgTAATacacaataagaaaaaaaatccaGAAAAAATTACACCATCAAAATTTTTTGAGGGGTATCTCAGGCTACCCCAAGATATATACTAAATCCTTCGATTTTCTTGTTAGTGTATCATACATTGTTAGAATATATTTATGTAAGTGTCCTCTCTTCATAAAAGTCTTTTTGAATATTAAATTAaggattatatatattttttatatggtATTAGATGCAACTTCATCGCGGTGGATGTATACAATCctgtaaatatatttatattttgaaatccGATTTCTTCATATATGACTATATGAGCTCTTTTGGATAATAAACTAAGGACTTCATGTATATTGTACATATATATCCATTACACATCATCCACGTAAGCTCCAAGCAAATGTATACTTCCGAAAATTGAGGGTGAGTTTTAATATTCTCTAGAATCCGAGATTATAATTAATTTTAAGGCCTGTTTGATTTGAACTTACTGGGTCCAATCAATGCTGACTGCTGACTCGGTCAGCAGTCAGCTGTTTGTTATTGACATATTAGAGCTGATTCGGTCAGCCCAGTCCTTCCAATTTTGACTGACTCGGTCGGTCATTAGAAAAATACCTCCAGACTGGGAAATAAGAGATGCGATTTTTGCCCATGCCCTTTATCCCTTTATTGCCTCCAGCCTCCTTCGTATCCGATCCCATCAACTGCTGCTGCTACGCCATCGACTGCTTCCTGCTACGCCATCTTCTGCTGCCTGCTGCGCCATCTTCTCCGGCGAAGACATAGCCGACGACAACTACACAGCGCCACTGACACGTATCTTTctgcgattttttttttttttgcttttctttTCCTGAAATCAGAAACCCTTTCATGTTTGTTGTGAAATTACTAATTTCATTCTGAAATCAAAGTTTGAAATCACTT is a window of Lactuca sativa cultivar Salinas chromosome 1, Lsat_Salinas_v11, whole genome shotgun sequence DNA encoding:
- the LOC111920162 gene encoding uncharacterized protein LOC111920162 — its product is MNSRDLTMISTATIAGAVATAFAIRFFVNPRKKLSAGNAASDVVLQSNSSSIDPYNPSKRNGYLSWDDYFMAIAFLSAERSKDPYRQVGACLVSQDGIILGIGYNGFPRGCSDDKLPWSKKSKNGDPLETKYPYVCHAEVNCILNTNHASAAGQKLYVTMYPCNECAKVIIQSGVSEVIYFVEKSLENADVIYVASHKLLSLAGVKVRRHEPRMNQILLRFSQT